The genomic interval TTTAGATTTTGACGGCACTCTTGTTTGTGAAAACTCGTCTATTGTGCTGATTGAGGAGCTTTTTGCGAGAGCAACGACTACACGAGAGAAGTTCCTACGTACACTAATCAAGCACCAATCTGAGTTCCCAGTAAGAATACTAATAGGCTTAATTAGAAGACTGACTAAGGAGCGTGATGTAGTCCTTAGCATTATATTGAAGGTATATCGCCATAAAATCTCTCGCTATGAGTCCGATATTTTTGTTGCTGTTGCAAAGCGCTTAACACTCCAAGAACTACCTTCTCTTTCAGAAGGACGTTTTACAATTGTTTCGACAGGCCTAACGCCGGTCATCGAATCGTTCCTTGTACTTCACGACGAACTAAAATGCTCCGAAATCTATGCTTCAGAACTCACTTTAAAACCCTGGCATGTCAAAATCATGTCTCTTATGGATAAGGAGCGGGTTATCTCTCAGAAGTCAGTTATTCAATATATGACAGACAGTAAGAAAGAAGCAAAGATGCTTTTAAAGGATGGAGTCTTCCATAGACAAGACACATTAACCGATCAACGTCTAAAAAATGTAATATATAAGCTAGAGAAAGACTGATCAAAAGAGAAGGTTATTCGCAATACCGACTCTTCTATTCTCGGGTTATACGCTACGGTTAAGTCTTAAGAAGTATTTAACAATTCCCGCCAGTGTGCGTATGCAACCAATGTAGACTTGTCTAAAAGCAAATTTTGTAATGTAAATGTATCTATTGCCAATATCGAAGTTGCTATCAATAAATTCCCCATGCTTTTTAATGAACGCCCAATTGTTGCGTATAACCCATTTTGACCTAATCAGACCGTCATGTGTATGAATACCGCCTTTGTCGTTTTTTATAACATAGTTAAAACTAACAGCGTGCGGACATGAGATTAATTTATAGCCTTTTTCTAGGCAGCTAATTTGAAAATCAGTTTCTTCACGCCAGAAGTTAACCTTATATATCTCGTCAAACCTAACTTGTTTAAACACGTCCGTCCTGAAAAGCATCGGAGACGCTATCATCAGTTGGCTTTGATCATTCTCGATTCGCATGCTTGTATTAATCTCAATTCGTTTTAAGTTTACGGGGTTACCGGGGAGCTTATCTGTGCGCCGTATCGCCTGTTCGGCGCTTTCCCAGTCAAATCTAAAAATGTTTCTGCCACTTATTACGTCTGCATGGGTCTTCTGCAGGTGGTTCAGTAATACTGAGAAGAAAGCACCTGTTACCTCGAGGTCATCTTCAGTACTAAAAATGTAGTCATACTTAGCTGCACTAATGCCTCTGTTCCTCGAGTAAGGTATGCCCCGATTCGTTCCGTTGTCGACATAAACAAGTCGCGGTTCCTTTCTTGCTAAACTCTCAAGGTACTCCTTCGTCCCATCTGTGCTGCCGTCTATTACAACTATTATTTCTCCTACCTCTGGATACTTCAAATACATTGCAATTGCTTTTTTGAGAAAGCGTAATCGATCTTTCGTGGGTATAACAACAGAGACAACTTTATGCATATTCTATCTCCACGGAATCAAGTGATTTAGTTGATTTGACCTTTTAAGCATAAAGATACAGCCACCTACAAACAAGATTGCGTTGACGACTTCGCCTAACATCCAGCCGATTGCGATCCCCTGCAAGTTATGAGCAAAGAAAAGACAATAGACAAGGACAACAAGTGCATTCGCAGCATTAACAAAGGTTAAATAAAATACTTTCCTATAGAGCGCAAGAATTGACCCAGTAATATAGTTAGCCACACCGATGAGCGCAAAAACACTCATTAGCCTCAAAACGCTCGCTGCAGACACGTAGTCATGACCAAATAATTTGAGGATTAGGTTTGAGAACAAGATAATGGCAATTGTTAATGGAACCATGATCCCATACATTGCGGTAGCGGCTTTCTTGACGAAACTCATGACTTCATTTGTTGCGTTTGCCATCTCTGCGAACATGGCTTGGTTGATTGAAGAACTAACTGTTAGCATGAAGTTAATTATCTGCATTGCTGCGTACCAGAGTGCTCCATCGATTGGGCCTAGACGAGCCACAACAATAACAGGCAAAATGCTTGCAGGAAGGCCACCTACCAAGTCAGATGTGTAGCTTCCGAATGCAAATCGCCATTTGCCTAACATACTCGATCGTGTTGGGCGTGCCTTAAAACTGAAGCCGCTCGCGCGTAGAATAAGTATTGATACAAGAACCGCCATGAGAGCTCCCAGCAACTGTGAACTGAATATGCCCATAAAACCAAAACCAGTCATCATTACTGGAGTAATTAGCTTTGTGATGTTGAAAGCCGAGTTTTCGGTTAAAGTGCCTACTGCGGTACGCATTGCCACAAAAACATTATCAAAAACAGACTTGATAGATAGAATGAACGCCGAAGCGATAAAAACCAGAGCGGTTACAGAACTTGCATCCTTAATTCCGAATGGCTTAAAAAAGAGTGTCAGAACTATCCCGATGATAACCGACACACAAGCCACAAGAACCAACCCGGTCATGAGGTCTTGCGATTTGGCATTAGACTTACTCAGAAATCTTGTGATTGTCCTGTTCATACCAACATTCGAAAGTGAAGTAGCTAGACCAAGAGCGCCAATCAGTGAGGTGGCATAGCCAAGATCTCTCTGGGAGTATAGGTGCGTGCATATGATTACAAATAGAAAGCCTGTAATGGAAGTTACACCGAGGTTTGCTAGAAGGAAGACAGAATTTCGATAAAGACTGTCATGCATAAAATGTCGCCATACGCGTACCACGATAGATTTAAGGACGCCGTATATGTTACTGCGAAGCTTTGCCATGAGGGCTTACTCTCGATTTAGAAGGTATACTTGGTGATACTCGGAGCATCCAACGATAACTTACCGACCAGAAGATCACTGTGTAAATGATAAAGAAGATCATCCCGGCGTATGTGTGAAACAAACTAAATGCAATTTGTGGGTTAACATAATACCCACCTAGAATTAGGCCGAAAACACGTAAGATATTGAAACCAAAAAGAATTACCAGCGCAGGAGCAAATATAGATAGATATCTTCGATGGTCAAGTTTGTGCCAGTCTAATGCACCCACAAGTGCATAAAAGGCGGTAAAGAGCGCAATTGAGTCAATGCCAGAGCAATACTCTTCAACATCAATACCAAACTTATTGAATAAAAGTGTGCGAGGTGCGATATATGTAGCGTGAATTCCGATTATTGCCAGGAGCTCTTTTACGCACCTCAATACAATACCGGCGAGGATCCTCCATAAACCGTAAGTTAGGTAAAGAAATCCAAAGAATATTACTGCCATAATGATGGATAGCCATATTTCTTTCGAGTAAGTTTTTAATAGAATCTGTAAGTTTGCCGTTCCAAAACTCCCAAACATTAATGCGATAACAAGCAAAATAATTGATAAGTGCGTTGTGATCATCCAAGGGTAGTTGGCGTTGTTAGCGATGAGCTGATCCGTTCCTAGCCATGCCGTAATAAATAGACTAATAGCTAACACTATCCATAAGGTATTGATGAGATCCCATTTTTTGAAATTGGGATGATCGCCCCTTTTTAGCACTAATATGAGAAACGCCAGGGTCCCGAATAAGAGTGATTTACCTGCCCCACCGTATATTTGGAAGCCATCCTTCCCCACTAATCCGTTACTTATAATGTGTGGCCCCAGAATAGCCGATGCGGTTACAAAGCATAGTAAAAAGACTGCGGAGCTTTTAATAATTGGCCCAGCAGTCTTGAGGTTTTTAGAAATGTACTTTTTAAATCGTTGCACGCTGGTTACGTCGGCGGATCATAAGGAATGCACCACTGCCCATTATAGCAGCGATAACACCCTCTATGAGGCCGAACTCTGGAACCGCGACACTTGTAAGGGCTACATTAAGCCAAAGACTATGACACATCTTGTATTTCCCAATGTTCTGACCACTCTCAGATCCCTTTGAGGCTGATACGGTGACTGAGCTGTTAACCTTACACTGTTTATTCTGGAATGTAACAGTGTAGTAGCCTGATCTGCTAGTCTTTGCATGCTTGGTATGGTTATCACATGTAACGGTCACCTGCGCATTTTTAATGTGCTTACCATTCTCGGTGACGATTCCGCTAACGGTTACATGCTGTTTGTTTTGCATCGAACCCCAATCACTATGCGCAGACGCACTCGCGAAAGGTACCAATACCAACATCAAAGTGCTTAGAACTAAAACCAGAAATTTTCTCACTGCCGACTCCCTTGCGCGTCTGTTGTCAGATATTAACTATTTGTCAAAAGTATGTTCCTATAACAGATTAATGTCAAGTGACTCTGGCACTTTTTTGACAAATTTAAAACCCGCGATACATCAAGTGTTTCGCGGGTTTGTTAGTCTCCTTTTGTAAGTTTAGAGCTGAACCACGCCCTGCTGTGCATGCTGTTTGCGACGGATGATCAGGAATGACCCGCTCACCACACTAGCCGCTACGATACCTGCAGCTAGGCCGAATTCAGGGATTGATACGTTCACGAGTGCCACATCAAGACCTTTGACGCCAGACTTCCTGTCAGGTGCGCTATTCTGTCCGCTTGCTGAACTCTTGCTTGCCGATACTACTACCTTGTCGCCAGGCTTGCACTTGTTTGGATTAAGGCCGATAAAGTAGTCACCTAGGCCGACTTTCGAGGACGAAGTTATGCCACTGCCACTAGCAATCGGGCCGCCTTTCTTGTTGTAGCAGGTTGCTGTGACAGATGCGCCACCAACTGGTTTGCCGTTATCAGTAACCTGGCCAGATGCGATGGTCGAGGCTGCTGTGGCTGCTGCTGCGGGTATCAAAACCATTGCCATAGCGCTTGTTAGCATAAGTAATAGTTTTTTCATGGAAGACCTCCGATCGTTTCCGGTTGAATGATGTAGCTGTATATACAGTGATCCTGAAGTACTACTTTGTCAACGAAATATAGGTATAATGTCAAGACCAGCCTGTGTATAAGTACTTATTCTAGTGGGCAACAAATGTCGCTAGGATACTCAGGTATACGCATTTAACGACAATATTGAGAAAACCTGTCGTTATAAGGTTCTTTCGAAGAGAGTAAGAGATCGACAGGACAGCACCCGACAGAGCTGCAAAGACTAAATTGGCGCTCAACGCCTGGTTGCCGGTATGCATGGCTACGAAGAGACTTGTTGTCAGAGTGAAGGCCACCACAGGACTTACGAGTTTGTCAGCCTGATGCTGAATTAGACCCTGGAAAAGGAGTACTTCACCCACTGCGAACAGTAAGGTATCCGCCATGGCCCGCCAGAAAGGAATGGCAAGAAGGGGCGAACTGTGGGGCAGCATCAGATAGCCAAGTGCACTCAATCCTTCACCGACGACAATGAGAGCAGAAGCAAACAGTGCCAGACGATTCCAATCTATTTTGATGTGTAACTTCTCTGATTTCGGATTGTCGACCCTAAAGTGTGACCAGACAATGAGGCCTGTCACCAAGATGGCTTCGTAAAAGACGATGATCTGATTAAAGCCATGTATGCTGGCAGTAATAATGGTCACAAAATCGACAAACGGGATGATAGCTATTGCCAAAAGGAGCTTTCGCAGGCGGCTATTTAGAAGTGAAGCGATTGCAAATGACAGGAATACGACTGGATCGATGTAAACTGCAAGCTCGGGTTTTCTAATAGAAGTGACTTGAGCAGCAACTATTGCAGCCATAAGTACCAAAATGGCTGCCAGTTGCTTACCTACCGTCAGTCGTCCTGCCACTTTGCTCTTCTTCGCTCTTGAGTCCGGTCGAATCGTCTTTAAAGAGCTCTTGACGCGAAGTGGTAACCAAGAATGCCTGTCCCAAGAGAATGTTAGTTCGAACCTAAGCACAAGACTCATTGCCTACGCCTTTGTCTTTCGTTGATCGACTAACAGCAAGGCGAAAACGATCAGGCCAACCCCAAGTAGAAAGAATGGATAGTATGATCTGAAATAAAGTCCAGCAATGAGAAGGAAAAAAGGATAGAACAGTTGGAGATGACGTCGATCTGACTTTGGTCGTTCACTATAGGCAATTTCAAAAACGACCAAGAAGATGATCAGAAGAATAGTCACCATGATCTGGGCCGTATGCGCAACACTAGCAGAGATCTGCATTTGATGTCCTAAGAACACAGGAAAAGATCCTCAATAACAGATATATACTAGCATAATTAGGCAGTACGGTCAATTAGATGGTCGGATATAATTCAGTCTAGGCTGACATTTTTTTTGCCGAGACGCTATCCTTAACGATCATGAATATGAAGAGCGAGATGAAACTAGTCGTGAAGCATATGGCCCCGAAGGTATCTTCATGTGGCCATGAGGCAAAATGAGTCAGGTGCATGCCAAGAGTCCGTGGGTGGAAGACGGCGTTCTCGGCGATATAAAACCATCCAGCAAAACCAAAGAAGAAACAGGTGAATGAAGCAGCCTTAACAAGGCGTAATGTAGCGTTTTTCATATTCATCATTCTAGCATGGACCCCATGTGCTATATAATTGCGGCTATGAACACACGTAGTATCGTCGGAAAGATCATCGGTGCGGTCGGTGCTGTAATTGTTGTCATAGGTATATTCTTCAAGTGGGCCCAAGGTGTAACAGGCTTGAAAACGCCCATAGCTCGTCTCGCCAGTGCACAACCACAGCCATCACCACATCAGATATCTCATTCGATGGGGCTCGTTTTTGCCGCATGGGCACTGCTACTTCTGATCTGTTCAGTTTTTGGAAGACGTATGCTCGCCTTCTTCTTCGCATTCTGCACGCTTGCTACGGTTCTACTTTGGGCGGGCATGATGTATCTTTACATCTCACCGAGAAGCTTCGGGGTTCACAACATCCAGATAGGAGCTTGGATTGTGGTCGCTGGAGCAGTCCTGACCCTTATAGGTTCACGTATCATCCCGAAACGGCGAAAAGAGTAACCAAGTTATCTTATGGCACCGCTATTTCTTGCTTTAGGTACATTTGTATCAACCATGTTCGGGGGTCTATTTGCTCTTAGAAACAGGCGTGCTCTTCACTATGTTCTTGGTTTTACAGCCGGAGTCATAATGGGAGTATTCACATTTGATCTATTGCCTGAGATCTTCCGCCAGATTCAGGCTAACAATATGGCAACCACCGTCCCGACGATCGCTCTCATCAGTGGTTTTCTTCTCTTTCATATCGCCGAGAAGTCGATCCTACTCCACCACGCACATGAGACTGAATATGGTAAGCATCATCATCCTCAAGTCGGGCTGTTATCGGCACTGGCTCTCAGCGGTCATAGCTTTCTGGATGGCGTTGGGATAGGTCTTGGTTTCCAGGTTAATGCGGCCGTAGGCCTTGCCGTAGCGATTGCGGTTATCGGACATGACTTTGCCGACGGGATGAACACCATCACGCTGATGCTGACCAATAAGAATGGGACGCGGCGCTCTAAGGTTCTCCTCTTTGTCGATGCGGCTGCCCCCGTTGTGGGTGTACTCTCAACCAAGCTGATTCACCTATCACCCGCCAACCTCGTGCTCTACCTCTGTTTCTTTGCTGGCTTCCTGCTCTACATTGGAGCTAGCGACATCTTACCGCAGGCTCATGAAGAAAATTCCAATGCGTTGACCATTATCCTGACGGTCACAGGCACTATCTTCATGTTTATCGTGACTCGATTTGTCTAAGATTTTCTAGGAGAAGCGGGAGTCCTCGCAAAAAACCATGGATACCATGCAGCCAATCGGTGTCTCTTTAACATCCCCCCGAGACTCAAGATGGCAATGGTCAGCGGAATATACTGCCACTTCCAACCGAACGCCAACGTTGCGTAATCCCAGGCAATAAGAGTCCAAACACTAAAGAGGAACGGTACGGCGAGCGCTGAATGGAAGCGATTGAGTGTGTTTGTCGTCGGCACGAAGAAGATGATGATACCGGCCAGAATGCCAAACCCTAACATTGTCAGCCCAATCCATAGCGCCAGATTGTGACTGAAGACAAGCCCTGAGATTCCGCCTGCACAGAGCAGAAAGTCTGAAACTCGATCAATGTGCCCGCCAATTGGCGACTCGGCATGCAGTAGCTTGGCGGCTAAGCCATCTAAGAAGTCGGTCATGAGAGCGGCGATAAAGATCCAGAAGCCGATGGTCCATTGCCCCTCGAGGCCGTATGTGGCCACCCCGATGGCCAGAACGCCTCGTGAACTCGATAAGAAGTTTGGTAGCCACTTGAGACTCACAATCGATTGCCTCGCCTAACCCTATAACTATACAGGATTCAACGTTATTCTAACTACTGTTTATCGATGGGAAGCTTCAACCGGCGCTTCCGAACGTATGGCTTCTTGGCATTACTGATAGCTCTTGAGAATTTGCGCTCAGTCTCGTTATCGGCATAACGAGCAACAGGCGGAGTTAAGAGAACGTGCGGATCCGACTCTTCATCAAGGTTGGTGATAATCTCTATGGCGTGTTTTTCGATCAGCCACTCCCTGCCGGGCGCGGTTTCGGCTAGAGCGGTGGCATGGACGCCACCAGATGGCAGTGGCACCTCTTTGACAATGGTTAGTGGGCTGACAACGAGCGAGGTACCTTGAGGTAGCAGCTCGTTGGTGCGGTTAATCAACTTCTCGGCGTCAGGAACATTATCGACGAAGAGCTCAATGGCCATGCTGTGAACCCCTTTAAAAGCAACTTGGACTCCTTGGATGTTCTGGTTGGCCATCCAGACCACTTCCCCATTGAGGCCTCGGATCTTGGTCGATCGAAGGGTGACGCGCTCAACCACTCCTTGTACTTCTGGGAATGGCAGAATGGTGATTAGGTCCCCGACTCCGAACCACTGTTCGGCCATCATGCTGCCACCAAAAGCCAAGTCCCTGAGAATTGGGCCAAGGATACCACTCGCAAGCAACAAGATCAGGGCACTTGCTCCGACGAGGGCGGTCGGTTGCTGGTTGGGATGGATGATGATCCACCAGAAGTAGAGAGCGAAGACAACGACAACCAGCTCGACTAAAGCGGTACTCAGAATCAGCAACGTTTCAATACGGCGGTACTTGTTTACGCGTGCAATGTCGTTAGACTTGTCTGCCCGGCGACCGAATAAGATGCTCAGTGATCTCAAAAATCGAGAGAGAATCTTGCCGACGAGATCTCCGACAACTAGGGCGACGATAAGATAGGTCAACGAGCGGACATTGAAGACTGAATTCGAGACGGATTTAAGTGTATTCGTCGTCTGGTTAAGATTGATCGGGCTGTTTGAGGCAAAATATGTTAATTCGGGATGGAAGAGCATATCTTCTAGTGTATCACTCCCTTAAACCTAAGAGGCCTTAGCAGTCTTTGTAGTTGGTGTGACTTTGCTGGTGCAGTACATGCAGCGGGTAGCGGCGATCGGGATACTGCTCAGACACTCCGGGCACTTTCGAGTCCCCGGCTCTTTATTGCGGGACGAATAGGCCAACAGCTTGTTGATCGGTTGGACAACGAAGAAGAAGACGATCGAACTGACGAGCAAGAATGAGATGACTGCATTGAAGAAGTCGCCGTACATAAACTTGCTGGTATGGAACGTAAAGAATGAGTTAGAAAACTGCTGCTTCCCATAGAAAGCGCTGATGAGAGGTGTCACCA from Candidatus Saccharimonadales bacterium carries:
- a CDS encoding HAD family hydrolase — translated: MLQSTDRFLDFDGTLVCENSSIVLIEELFARATTTREKFLRTLIKHQSEFPVRILIGLIRRLTKERDVVLSIILKVYRHKISRYESDIFVAVAKRLTLQELPSLSEGRFTIVSTGLTPVIESFLVLHDELKCSEIYASELTLKPWHVKIMSLMDKERVISQKSVIQYMTDSKKEAKMLLKDGVFHRQDTLTDQRLKNVIYKLEKD
- a CDS encoding glycosyltransferase family 2 protein codes for the protein MHKVVSVVIPTKDRLRFLKKAIAMYLKYPEVGEIIVVIDGSTDGTKEYLESLARKEPRLVYVDNGTNRGIPYSRNRGISAAKYDYIFSTEDDLEVTGAFFSVLLNHLQKTHADVISGRNIFRFDWESAEQAIRRTDKLPGNPVNLKRIEINTSMRIENDQSQLMIASPMLFRTDVFKQVRFDEIYKVNFWREETDFQISCLEKGYKLISCPHAVSFNYVIKNDKGGIHTHDGLIRSKWVIRNNWAFIKKHGEFIDSNFDIGNRYIYITKFAFRQVYIGCIRTLAGIVKYFLRLNRSV
- a CDS encoding oligosaccharide flippase family protein; this translates as MAKLRSNIYGVLKSIVVRVWRHFMHDSLYRNSVFLLANLGVTSITGFLFVIICTHLYSQRDLGYATSLIGALGLATSLSNVGMNRTITRFLSKSNAKSQDLMTGLVLVACVSVIIGIVLTLFFKPFGIKDASSVTALVFIASAFILSIKSVFDNVFVAMRTAVGTLTENSAFNITKLITPVMMTGFGFMGIFSSQLLGALMAVLVSILILRASGFSFKARPTRSSMLGKWRFAFGSYTSDLVGGLPASILPVIVVARLGPIDGALWYAAMQIINFMLTVSSSINQAMFAEMANATNEVMSFVKKAATAMYGIMVPLTIAIILFSNLILKLFGHDYVSAASVLRLMSVFALIGVANYITGSILALYRKVFYLTFVNAANALVVLVYCLFFAHNLQGIAIGWMLGEVVNAILFVGGCIFMLKRSNQLNHLIPWR
- a CDS encoding archaeosortase/exosortase family protein — protein: MGKDGFQIYGGAGKSLLFGTLAFLILVLKRGDHPNFKKWDLINTLWIVLAISLFITAWLGTDQLIANNANYPWMITTHLSIILLVIALMFGSFGTANLQILLKTYSKEIWLSIIMAVIFFGFLYLTYGLWRILAGIVLRCVKELLAIIGIHATYIAPRTLLFNKFGIDVEEYCSGIDSIALFTAFYALVGALDWHKLDHRRYLSIFAPALVILFGFNILRVFGLILGGYYVNPQIAFSLFHTYAGMIFFIIYTVIFWSVSYRWMLRVSPSIPSKSRVSPHGKASQ
- a CDS encoding CPBP family glutamic-type intramembrane protease, with the protein product MSLVLRFELTFSWDRHSWLPLRVKSSLKTIRPDSRAKKSKVAGRLTVGKQLAAILVLMAAIVAAQVTSIRKPELAVYIDPVVFLSFAIASLLNSRLRKLLLAIAIIPFVDFVTIITASIHGFNQIIVFYEAILVTGLIVWSHFRVDNPKSEKLHIKIDWNRLALFASALIVVGEGLSALGYLMLPHSSPLLAIPFWRAMADTLLFAVGEVLLFQGLIQHQADKLVSPVVAFTLTTSLFVAMHTGNQALSANLVFAALSGAVLSISYSLRKNLITTGFLNIVVKCVYLSILATFVAH
- a CDS encoding ZIP family metal transporter, with product MAPLFLALGTFVSTMFGGLFALRNRRALHYVLGFTAGVIMGVFTFDLLPEIFRQIQANNMATTVPTIALISGFLLFHIAEKSILLHHAHETEYGKHHHPQVGLLSALALSGHSFLDGVGIGLGFQVNAAVGLAVAIAVIGHDFADGMNTITLMLTNKNGTRRSKVLLFVDAAAPVVGVLSTKLIHLSPANLVLYLCFFAGFLLYIGASDILPQAHEENSNALTIILTVTGTIFMFIVTRFV
- a CDS encoding CDP-alcohol phosphatidyltransferase family protein; this encodes MSLKWLPNFLSSSRGVLAIGVATYGLEGQWTIGFWIFIAALMTDFLDGLAAKLLHAESPIGGHIDRVSDFLLCAGGISGLVFSHNLALWIGLTMLGFGILAGIIIFFVPTTNTLNRFHSALAVPFLFSVWTLIAWDYATLAFGWKWQYIPLTIAILSLGGMLKRHRLAAWYPWFFARTPASPRKS
- a CDS encoding mechanosensitive ion channel family protein, which codes for MLFHPELTYFASNSPINLNQTTNTLKSVSNSVFNVRSLTYLIVALVVGDLVGKILSRFLRSLSILFGRRADKSNDIARVNKYRRIETLLILSTALVELVVVVFALYFWWIIIHPNQQPTALVGASALILLLASGILGPILRDLAFGGSMMAEQWFGVGDLITILPFPEVQGVVERVTLRSTKIRGLNGEVVWMANQNIQGVQVAFKGVHSMAIELFVDNVPDAEKLINRTNELLPQGTSLVVSPLTIVKEVPLPSGGVHATALAETAPGREWLIEKHAIEIITNLDEESDPHVLLTPPVARYADNETERKFSRAISNAKKPYVRKRRLKLPIDKQ
- the mscL gene encoding large conductance mechanosensitive channel protein MscL → MFKDFRKFILRGNTVDLAVAVVIGAAFNGVVTSLVKDMVTPLISAFYGKQQFSNSFFTFHTSKFMYGDFFNAVISFLLVSSIVFFFVVQPINKLLAYSSRNKEPGTRKCPECLSSIPIAATRCMYCTSKVTPTTKTAKAS